One genomic segment of Paenibacillus durus includes these proteins:
- a CDS encoding MarR family winged helix-turn-helix transcriptional regulator, protein MNSFEFSKIWHKILKDYKVHMDTKLAPTLTDAQLTVLELVQERGAAKPSDLAPHLATSPAAVTMLLDRMERGGLIIRDRDASDRRIVWVSITDLGRKETARGLKVRSDFFAEVLDHISAHNQQLLLYLMGKLVAPGNEAAPLEMTR, encoded by the coding sequence GTGAACTCCTTTGAATTCAGTAAAATATGGCATAAAATTCTTAAAGACTATAAGGTTCATATGGATACAAAGCTGGCTCCTACGCTTACCGACGCGCAGCTTACGGTGCTTGAATTAGTTCAGGAACGGGGAGCCGCCAAGCCTTCCGATCTGGCTCCGCATCTGGCTACCAGTCCTGCCGCGGTTACGATGCTGCTCGACCGGATGGAGCGGGGCGGACTGATTATCAGAGACAGGGATGCCTCCGACCGCCGGATCGTCTGGGTCAGCATAACCGATCTCGGCAGGAAGGAAACCGCGCGCGGCCTTAAGGTCCGCAGCGATTTTTTCGCGGAAGTGCTGGACCATATTTCGGCCCATAATCAGCAGCTTCTGCTGTATTTAATGGGTAAGCTCGTGGCTCCGGGCAATGAAGCCGCCCCTCTGGAAATGACCAGGTAA
- a CDS encoding ABC transporter ATP-binding protein: MITHDNINSSGAVVLSVNGVRKKIGRKRIIDNVTFDVREGEIFGFLGPNGAGKTTTIRMLVDLIRPSEGSITVCGYNVNKQPEMALQYVGSIVENPEVYSYLTGWENLQHFARMQPGVDEERIAEVARTVRLDQRIHDKVRTYSLGMRQRLGIAQALLGRPRLLILDEPTNGLDPKGIKEMREFIRKLAEEGMAVFVSSHLLSEIQLLCDRVAIISRGRVLAVGGVSELVARNSPYVLWELEPYERGAALLESRAGIRLADPAELALDDTVIANLRSGSAVTIMDDDAVPDTVAALVASGIEVRAVHKINPTLEQLFLKLTEGETIE, encoded by the coding sequence ATGATCACGCATGACAACATAAACAGCTCTGGAGCCGTCGTCTTATCCGTTAACGGGGTCCGCAAAAAAATAGGACGGAAGCGGATTATCGACAACGTTACTTTTGACGTTCGGGAAGGCGAGATTTTCGGCTTTCTCGGTCCGAATGGGGCAGGAAAGACGACCACAATCCGCATGCTCGTCGATTTGATACGGCCAAGCGAGGGTTCCATTACCGTATGCGGCTATAATGTTAACAAACAGCCTGAAATGGCGCTGCAGTATGTTGGCTCCATCGTCGAAAATCCCGAGGTTTATTCATACTTGACAGGCTGGGAGAATTTGCAGCATTTCGCGCGCATGCAGCCGGGAGTTGATGAGGAGCGGATTGCCGAGGTTGCCCGGACCGTCCGGCTTGACCAGCGTATACATGACAAGGTGAGGACTTACTCGCTTGGTATGCGCCAGCGCCTGGGGATAGCACAGGCGCTGCTCGGACGCCCGCGGCTGCTTATTCTGGACGAGCCCACGAACGGTCTCGATCCCAAGGGCATCAAAGAAATGCGGGAATTCATCCGCAAGCTGGCGGAAGAGGGAATGGCGGTGTTCGTATCCAGCCATCTGCTGAGCGAAATTCAGCTGCTCTGTGACCGCGTCGCTATTATCAGCAGAGGGCGCGTGCTGGCCGTTGGCGGCGTGAGCGAACTTGTCGCCCGCAATTCGCCTTATGTGCTGTGGGAGCTGGAGCCATACGAACGGGGCGCAGCCTTGCTGGAATCAAGAGCGGGAATCCGGCTTGCAGACCCGGCCGAGCTTGCGCTGGATGATACAGTCATTGCGAATCTGAGGAGCGGGTCCGCCGTGACGATTATGGATGACGATGCCGTACCGGATACCGTCGCCGCGCTCGTAGCCTCGGGAATTGAGGTTAGAGCCGTGCATAAAATCAACCCGACACTGGAACAGCTATTCTTGAAACTGACGGAGGGTGAGACTATTGAATAG
- a CDS encoding flavodoxin — MAKILVVYASLTGNTEEIAELIAEGIRQSGGEAVMKSVTDCSAFDIASYDGSVLGAYTWGDGELPDEFLDFYEELDEIDLAGRKTAVFGSGDTGYDIYCGAVDLIEEKLREKGAAIVQTSLKIEYGPTAVEKEDCRKFGQRFAEACVGVS, encoded by the coding sequence ATGGCTAAAATATTGGTGGTATATGCCAGCCTGACCGGCAATACAGAGGAAATAGCGGAACTGATCGCGGAGGGAATCCGCCAGTCGGGAGGAGAGGCGGTCATGAAATCGGTCACCGACTGCAGCGCCTTCGATATAGCATCCTATGATGGTTCCGTGTTGGGAGCCTACACCTGGGGAGACGGAGAGCTGCCCGATGAATTCCTCGATTTCTATGAGGAGCTGGATGAAATAGATTTAGCAGGCAGAAAGACGGCCGTGTTCGGAAGCGGCGACACCGGTTATGACATCTACTGCGGTGCGGTTGACCTGATTGAGGAAAAGCTGAGGGAAAAGGGCGCCGCCATAGTACAGACGAGTCTGAAAATTGAATATGGGCCGACAGCCGTGGAGAAAGAGGATTGCCGCAAATTCGGACAGCGTTTTGCCGAGGCCTGCGTAGGGGTATCTTAA
- the parE gene encoding DNA topoisomerase IV subunit B encodes MFEQVDMFAGVSKNGAADRTGYDADDIQVLEGLVAVRKRPGMYIGSTSSSGLHHLVWEIVDNAVDEHLAKYCTKIDIVLRKDGSVTVTDNGRGIPTGMHKTGVPTPQVVFTILHAGGKFGGSGYKKSGGLHGVGASVTNALSEWLEVEIYREGKIHRQRFEYWVGKDGKEHVGEPVTGLEILGNTNKTGSKISFKPDIRVFQGGISLNYDTLAERLQEIAFLNSGLRITLTDERGGRQDEYYYEGGASEFVRYLNEGKDVLHDVIHFSAEKDEIEVEVAIQYNGGYTETIASFVNSIPTRSGGTHETGFKTAYTRVMNDYARRTGLLKEKDKNLDGSDLREGMMAVISIKMAEVEFVGQTKDQLGSASARGTVDFIVSENMQRFLEENPQVAQSLLRKSIQAAKAREAARKARDEIRSGKKRSEGSNLGGKLSPAQSKDFSRTELFIVEGDSAGGSAKQGRDSKIQAILPLKGKPMNPEKAKLPEILKNDEYRAIIAAIGAGIGSDFTVEDCNYSKIIIMTDADTDGAHIQVLLLTFFYRYMKPLIDAGKVYIAQPPLYKLTRKSGKLETVRYAWTDEQLQNYLKEFGKNFELQRYKGLGEMNPDQLWETTMNPESRTMLQVQIEDAAKAERRVSTLMGDKVDPRKRWIVENVDFTEIVE; translated from the coding sequence ATGTTCGAACAGGTCGATATGTTCGCTGGAGTCTCGAAGAACGGCGCAGCAGACCGGACTGGATACGATGCTGACGACATTCAGGTGCTTGAAGGTCTGGTTGCGGTTCGCAAACGGCCCGGCATGTATATCGGCAGTACGAGTTCCTCGGGACTACACCATTTGGTATGGGAAATCGTAGATAATGCAGTGGATGAACATCTGGCGAAATATTGCACGAAAATCGATATCGTGCTGCGCAAAGACGGCTCGGTGACCGTTACCGACAACGGCCGGGGAATTCCGACAGGCATGCACAAAACGGGCGTTCCGACGCCGCAAGTTGTATTCACCATCCTGCATGCCGGCGGCAAGTTCGGAGGCTCGGGATACAAGAAATCGGGCGGACTGCACGGCGTCGGCGCTTCGGTGACGAACGCTCTGTCGGAATGGCTTGAGGTGGAGATCTACCGGGAAGGCAAAATACACCGCCAGCGCTTTGAATATTGGGTCGGTAAAGACGGTAAAGAACATGTCGGAGAACCCGTTACGGGTCTTGAGATATTGGGCAATACGAACAAAACCGGCTCGAAAATCTCATTCAAGCCGGATATTCGCGTGTTCCAGGGAGGCATTTCGCTGAACTACGATACGCTTGCCGAACGGCTTCAGGAGATTGCATTCCTCAACTCGGGACTACGCATCACGCTGACGGACGAACGGGGCGGACGCCAGGATGAGTATTATTATGAGGGCGGAGCCAGCGAATTCGTTCGCTATCTGAATGAAGGCAAGGATGTACTGCATGACGTCATCCATTTCAGCGCCGAGAAGGATGAGATTGAGGTAGAAGTGGCGATCCAATACAACGGTGGCTATACCGAGACGATCGCGTCATTCGTGAACTCGATTCCGACCCGCAGCGGCGGTACGCACGAGACCGGATTCAAGACAGCGTATACGCGCGTCATGAATGATTACGCCCGGAGAACGGGGCTGCTGAAAGAGAAAGATAAGAATCTGGATGGCAGCGACCTACGGGAAGGCATGATGGCTGTGATCAGCATCAAAATGGCCGAGGTCGAATTCGTCGGCCAGACCAAGGACCAGCTCGGCAGCGCCTCGGCGAGAGGCACGGTTGATTTTATCGTCTCCGAGAATATGCAACGCTTTCTTGAAGAGAATCCACAGGTGGCGCAGAGTCTGCTGAGGAAATCCATCCAGGCTGCCAAAGCGCGCGAAGCGGCCCGCAAGGCGCGGGATGAAATACGCAGCGGCAAGAAGCGCAGTGAAGGCTCGAATCTGGGCGGCAAGCTGTCTCCTGCGCAATCCAAGGACTTTTCCCGCACCGAGCTGTTCATTGTGGAAGGCGATTCCGCAGGCGGCTCAGCCAAGCAGGGGCGCGATTCCAAGATTCAAGCGATTCTGCCCCTCAAGGGCAAGCCGATGAACCCCGAGAAGGCAAAATTGCCGGAAATTCTGAAGAACGACGAATACCGGGCGATCATTGCTGCCATTGGCGCTGGAATAGGCTCGGATTTCACAGTCGAAGACTGTAATTATTCCAAAATCATCATCATGACCGATGCGGACACCGACGGCGCGCATATTCAGGTGCTGCTGCTGACGTTCTTCTACCGGTACATGAAGCCGCTGATCGATGCGGGCAAAGTATACATCGCTCAGCCTCCGCTGTATAAGCTGACCCGCAAATCGGGCAAGCTGGAAACGGTCAGATACGCCTGGACGGATGAGCAGCTTCAGAACTATTTGAAAGAGTTCGGCAAGAACTTTGAGCTTCAACGCTACAAAGGGCTCGGCGAAATGAACCCCGATCAGCTGTGGGAAACGACAATGAATCCCGAGTCGCGGACCATGCTTCAGGTGCAGATTGAGGATGCCGCCAAGGCGGAGCGCCGTGTGTCTACGCTGATGGGCGACAAGGTCGACCCGCGTAAGCGCTGGATTGTCGAGAATGTCGATTTTACCGAGATTGTAGAGTAG
- the gyrA gene encoding DNA gyrase subunit A, producing MSSLSEQFLPAFLEEVVGDRFGRYSKYIIQDRAIPDVRDGLKPVQRRILYAMYDSGNTPDKPYRKSAKTVGDVMGNYHPHGDSSIYEGMVRMAQPWKMGHVLVDGHGNWGSMDDDPAAAMRYTEARLSPIAMEMMRDIEKRTVLFKDNFDNTAKEPVVVPSRYPNLLVNGTSGISAGFATEIPPHNLRETIDACIAVMQKPEIELEEIMTFMKGPDFPTGGLIMGGDGIMDAYRTGKGRIYLRSKTEIENLRGGKQQIVITEIPFQVVKSRLVTAMENIRLEKKVEGIAEVRDESGREGLRIVIELKKEADAQGILAYLLKKTDLQITYNFNMVAIVNKAPQQLGLKAILEAYIAHQREVVTHRTRFDLERAEDRAHVLEGLVKALNILDEVIAAIKASKNRQDAQNNLVWMFGFSERQADSILTLQLYRLTNLEIKTLEKELEETQKKIAALRSILESDKKLIGVIRKELMEIRDKYGIDRRSAIQVEVEELKVSIEALVNAEDVLVALSGDGYIKRTSMLSFTRSGGERNSSGVKEGDYIASLLDVNTRDSLLVFTRKGQYFLLPVHQIPEFKWKDQGTAIVNVIGLGKGDSIAGMIPVSNFEEPDQSLFFITRKGQVKRTELKEYFTSRSGAVAACKVAKEDEVLSVMLSGGDKDLMLVTKEGMSIRFRESEVNPMGRVAAGVKGIQLREGDEVISCFRVSDDEGEVLAVTELGYGKRSLLLDYMPQSRGGKGLPTFEFKEGKRVRPNGSRIAGAFYCREPFELTAITREGALYHFSSEAAPIADRRSTGKLLVPLEKKDEIISLQISVK from the coding sequence ATGAGCAGTTTATCCGAACAATTTTTGCCGGCATTTCTGGAAGAGGTCGTCGGCGACCGATTCGGCCGGTATTCTAAATATATCATTCAGGACCGGGCCATTCCCGACGTCCGCGACGGACTGAAGCCCGTGCAGCGCCGAATACTGTACGCTATGTACGATTCGGGCAATACACCGGACAAACCGTACCGCAAGTCGGCCAAGACAGTCGGGGATGTGATGGGGAATTACCATCCGCACGGCGACTCGTCGATCTATGAGGGCATGGTAAGAATGGCGCAGCCTTGGAAAATGGGGCATGTGCTCGTTGACGGACACGGCAACTGGGGCTCGATGGATGATGATCCTGCGGCAGCCATGCGTTATACGGAGGCCCGGCTGTCACCGATTGCCATGGAAATGATGCGCGACATCGAGAAACGTACCGTCCTGTTCAAGGACAACTTCGACAACACGGCCAAGGAGCCGGTCGTGGTTCCGTCGCGGTATCCGAATTTGCTCGTGAACGGCACGAGCGGCATCTCGGCCGGCTTTGCCACCGAAATCCCGCCCCATAATCTGCGCGAGACTATTGATGCCTGCATCGCGGTTATGCAGAAGCCGGAGATCGAGCTGGAGGAGATCATGACCTTCATGAAAGGGCCGGATTTTCCGACAGGCGGTCTTATTATGGGCGGCGACGGAATTATGGATGCTTACCGGACAGGCAAAGGGCGCATCTACCTGCGCTCCAAGACGGAGATTGAGAATCTGCGCGGAGGCAAGCAGCAGATCGTCATTACCGAAATCCCGTTTCAGGTCGTCAAATCGCGTCTGGTTACCGCCATGGAGAATATCCGCCTTGAGAAAAAGGTTGAAGGCATAGCGGAAGTACGCGACGAAAGCGGCCGCGAAGGTCTGCGGATCGTGATCGAACTGAAGAAGGAAGCTGATGCGCAGGGGATTCTGGCCTACTTGCTCAAGAAGACCGACCTGCAGATCACCTATAATTTCAACATGGTCGCTATTGTCAATAAAGCGCCCCAGCAGCTGGGCCTTAAGGCCATCCTTGAGGCTTACATCGCCCATCAGCGTGAAGTCGTAACGCATCGTACCCGGTTCGATCTGGAGCGGGCGGAGGACCGGGCTCACGTACTGGAGGGGCTGGTCAAGGCGCTCAATATTCTGGATGAAGTAATCGCAGCTATCAAAGCATCCAAGAACCGTCAGGACGCCCAGAACAATCTGGTCTGGATGTTCGGCTTCAGCGAAAGACAAGCCGATTCGATCCTGACTCTCCAGCTGTATCGTCTGACTAATCTGGAGATCAAGACGCTGGAGAAGGAATTGGAGGAGACGCAGAAGAAGATTGCTGCCTTGCGCAGCATCCTGGAGAGCGACAAGAAGCTGATTGGCGTCATCCGCAAGGAACTGATGGAGATCCGCGATAAATACGGCATTGACCGCCGGTCCGCCATTCAGGTCGAGGTGGAAGAGCTCAAGGTCAGCATTGAGGCGCTGGTCAACGCGGAGGATGTGCTTGTAGCGCTGTCGGGGGACGGCTATATCAAACGGACAAGCATGCTATCCTTCACCCGCTCCGGCGGCGAACGGAATTCTTCCGGCGTCAAGGAAGGCGACTATATCGCCAGCCTGCTCGACGTTAATACGCGGGACAGTCTGCTGGTATTTACGCGCAAGGGGCAATATTTCCTGCTGCCCGTCCATCAGATTCCGGAGTTCAAATGGAAGGATCAGGGCACCGCGATTGTAAACGTGATCGGTCTGGGCAAGGGAGACAGCATAGCCGGAATGATACCTGTAAGCAATTTCGAAGAGCCTGACCAAAGCCTGTTCTTTATTACCCGCAAAGGACAGGTGAAGCGCACCGAGCTGAAGGAATACTTCACCAGCCGCAGCGGCGCCGTGGCGGCATGCAAGGTGGCTAAGGAGGATGAAGTGCTGTCGGTTATGCTGAGCGGTGGAGATAAAGATCTAATGCTAGTCACCAAGGAAGGAATGAGCATCCGCTTCCGCGAGAGCGAAGTCAATCCGATGGGCCGCGTAGCCGCTGGCGTAAAAGGGATTCAGCTTCGAGAAGGCGATGAGGTGATATCCTGCTTCCGCGTCTCGGACGACGAGGGAGAGGTTCTGGCTGTGACTGAACTGGGCTACGGCAAGCGCAGTCTGCTGCTGGATTATATGCCGCAGAGCCGGGGCGGCAAGGGATTGCCGACATTTGAATTCAAGGAAGGCAAGCGCGTCCGTCCGAACGGCAGCCGTATTGCCGGGGCATTTTACTGTAGAGAACCGTTTGAACTGACCGCCATTACTCGCGAAGGCGCGCTGTACCATTTCTCCTCGGAAGCCGCGCCAATCGCCGACCGGCGTTCGACCGGCAAGCTTCTTGTTCCGCTGGAGAAGAAAGACGAGATCATCAGCTTGCAAATTTCCGTGAAATAA
- a CDS encoding class I SAM-dependent methyltransferase, which translates to MYMARDWKDYEIIDTGGGEKLERWGDIILRRPDPQIIWPLTKETSRWKDVHGHYHRSSSGGGHWEMKKSIPDSWSISYGKLRFHLRPTNFKHTGLFPEQAANWSWMMDKIAGAGRKIQVLNLFAYTGGATVAAASAGASVVHVDAAKGMVQWAKENLQLSGLGERPVRFITDDVFKFVQREQRRGNKYDAIIMDPPSYGRGPGGEMWKLEQSLYPFLESCMSILSDNPLFLLINSYTTGISPTVLENMLAMTMKSRYGGKLSSGEIGLPITSSGLNLPCGILGRWES; encoded by the coding sequence ATGTACATGGCTCGGGACTGGAAGGATTATGAGATTATCGATACAGGAGGCGGAGAAAAGCTGGAGCGCTGGGGGGATATCATTCTTCGGCGGCCGGACCCGCAAATTATATGGCCGCTTACAAAAGAAACCTCGCGGTGGAAGGATGTTCACGGACATTATCATCGCAGCTCATCGGGCGGCGGTCACTGGGAAATGAAAAAAAGCATACCTGATAGCTGGAGCATCAGCTACGGCAAGCTTAGATTCCATCTTCGTCCAACCAACTTCAAGCATACGGGATTATTTCCGGAGCAGGCGGCCAACTGGAGCTGGATGATGGACAAGATTGCGGGCGCGGGACGTAAAATACAGGTGCTTAACCTGTTCGCTTATACAGGCGGGGCCACCGTTGCGGCGGCCAGCGCGGGCGCTTCCGTCGTGCATGTCGATGCGGCCAAAGGCATGGTTCAGTGGGCAAAAGAAAACCTGCAGCTGTCCGGCCTCGGAGAGCGTCCGGTCCGGTTCATCACCGACGACGTCTTCAAATTCGTGCAGCGCGAGCAGCGCCGGGGCAATAAGTATGACGCGATCATTATGGATCCTCCCTCCTACGGCAGAGGACCCGGCGGCGAGATGTGGAAGCTGGAGCAGAGCTTGTATCCGTTTCTGGAGAGCTGCATGAGCATTTTGAGTGATAACCCGCTCTTCCTGCTCATCAATTCCTATACGACCGGCATTTCCCCAACCGTTCTGGAGAACATGCTGGCCATGACGATGAAATCGCGCTACGGAGGCAAGCTCAGCTCCGGGGAAATCGGCCTGCCGATCACTTCCTCCGGACTGAATCTGCCTTGCGGCATTCTCGGCCGCTGGGAGTCGTAG
- a CDS encoding ABC transporter permease, with translation MNSLLPLIRNECMKIIKKKRFYVILLILVVLVPMFTYAQMRSAERNREKFSSDWRLELQQQITDNENSLSSSRIPEEWKTYRRIFIQQMQYYLDHDVNPNEPSGVTFTREFLDNSISLFIPLMIMAVASDIVSGERTTGTIKMLLTRPVKRWKVLMSKLIALLMFVSLIILSAFLVSYLISGLAFGYGGFNAPVFTGFQLSGDSVDMSAVHSVPQWEYMLMQCGLIWFVSVVVALLAFMVSVLFRSTAASIVVMMAALIAGTILTNMASAWTSAKYLFMVNLGLTNYLSGSPAPIEGMSLPFSIAVLSIWGIVSIIISFAVFTKRDILN, from the coding sequence TTGAATAGCCTGCTGCCGCTCATCCGCAATGAGTGCATGAAAATCATTAAGAAGAAACGCTTCTATGTCATTTTGCTTATTCTGGTCGTGCTTGTTCCGATGTTCACCTATGCCCAGATGCGATCGGCTGAACGGAACAGGGAGAAGTTCAGTTCCGATTGGCGGCTGGAATTGCAGCAGCAGATTACCGATAACGAAAATTCGCTTAGCAGCAGCCGGATTCCGGAGGAGTGGAAGACGTACCGGCGAATTTTTATACAGCAGATGCAGTATTATCTCGATCATGATGTGAATCCGAACGAACCCAGCGGCGTAACCTTTACCCGCGAATTTTTGGACAATTCGATCTCATTGTTCATCCCGCTGATGATCATGGCGGTTGCTTCCGATATTGTATCCGGAGAACGAACGACGGGAACCATTAAAATGCTGTTGACCCGGCCCGTAAAGCGCTGGAAGGTGCTTATGAGCAAATTGATCGCGCTGCTGATGTTTGTGTCACTGATTATTTTATCCGCCTTTCTGGTAAGCTACCTTATCTCCGGACTGGCTTTCGGGTACGGCGGCTTTAACGCGCCAGTCTTCACCGGCTTTCAGCTTAGCGGAGACTCGGTCGATATGTCCGCGGTTCATTCGGTGCCGCAGTGGGAATATATGCTGATGCAGTGTGGTCTCATCTGGTTTGTCAGCGTAGTTGTCGCTCTGCTCGCCTTTATGGTTTCGGTGCTGTTCCGCAGTACGGCGGCAAGCATCGTCGTAATGATGGCCGCGCTGATCGCCGGCACGATCCTTACCAATATGGCATCGGCTTGGACTTCGGCCAAGTATCTGTTCATGGTTAACCTGGGCCTGACCAATTATCTGTCCGGGTCTCCGGCGCCGATTGAAGGGATGTCACTGCCTTTTTCGATTGCGGTTCTGAGCATTTGGGGGATCGTATCTATAATCATTTCATTCGCCGTCTTTACGAAAAGGGATATTTTGAATTAG
- a CDS encoding RluA family pseudouridine synthase, whose amino-acid sequence MVRSVNGGQEDGQMPGSCQILYEDNHLLGIVKPVNIPVQEDATGDADLLTLLKEDVKRRYDKPGNVYMGLVHRLDRPVGGAMVFAKTSKAASRLSESVRSRSFRKVYLTVVHGRLPAQNGRLRNILLKNAKTNTVTVVREGTPGGKEAILDYTVLGFTEGFSLVKVDLLTGRSHQIRVQLAHAGCPLYGDQKYGASVNKPGQQIALWSSLVGFPHPVTKQEVELISLPPRQYPWDLWSEELQERALR is encoded by the coding sequence ATGGTGCGGAGCGTAAACGGCGGACAGGAAGACGGACAGATGCCGGGTTCCTGTCAGATTTTGTATGAGGATAATCATCTTCTTGGAATCGTTAAGCCGGTTAACATTCCCGTACAGGAGGATGCCACGGGAGATGCCGATCTGCTCACCCTGCTGAAAGAGGATGTCAAACGGCGCTATGATAAACCCGGCAATGTCTATATGGGCCTCGTTCATCGGTTAGACCGTCCCGTCGGCGGAGCCATGGTGTTCGCCAAGACCTCCAAGGCGGCTTCTCGATTGTCGGAAAGTGTCCGCAGCCGTAGCTTCCGCAAAGTGTATTTGACCGTCGTACACGGACGGCTGCCTGCTCAAAACGGCCGATTGCGAAATATCCTGCTCAAAAATGCCAAGACGAACACAGTTACTGTTGTTCGGGAAGGTACACCTGGCGGAAAGGAAGCCATACTGGATTATACCGTACTTGGCTTCACCGAAGGTTTCAGTCTTGTAAAAGTGGACCTGCTTACCGGACGGTCTCATCAAATTCGCGTACAGCTTGCCCATGCCGGCTGTCCGCTGTACGGAGACCAAAAATACGGAGCGTCCGTCAACAAGCCAGGACAGCAAATCGCGCTGTGGTCTTCGCTTGTCGGATTCCCGCATCCCGTTACTAAACAAGAAGTCGAACTGATCTCTCTACCTCCGCGTCAATATCCTTGGGACCTGTGGAGCGAAGAGCTTCAGGAGCGGGCTCTCAGGTAA